Within the Paracoccus everestensis genome, the region TAGCCCTTGGTCACGGATTTCAGGCGGTCGTAGAAGTCGAAGACGACCTCGGCCAGGGGCAGGTCATAGACGACCATGGCGCGGCTGCCCGCATAGGTCAGGTCAAGCTGGATGCCGCGGCGGTCCTGGCACAGCTTCAGCACGTCGCCCAAATATTCGTCGGGGACCATGATCGTGGCCTTGATGCGCGGTTCCTGAATATGGTCCACATGGGTCAGGTCGGGCATGTCGGCAGGGTTGTGAAGGTCGCGCACCTCTCCGTCGCGCATATGCAGCTTGAAGACCACGCTGGGGGCGGTGGTGATCAGGTCCAGGTCGTATTCGCGTTCCAGCCGGTCGCGGATCACCTCGAGGTGCAAAAGCCCCAGGAAGCCGCAGCGGAAGCCGAAGCCAAGCGCGGCCGAGGTTTCCATCTCGTAGCTGAAGCTGGCATCGTTCAGCGCGAGCTTCTCGATCGCATCGCGCAAGGCCTCGAAGTCGTTGGCGTCCACGGGGAACAAGCCGCAGAAGACCACCGGCTGGGCGGGCTTGAAGCCCGGCAGCGCAACATCGGCACCCTTCTTTTCGTGGGTGATCGTGTCGCCCACGCGGGTGTCGCGGACCTGCTTGATGGATGCGGTGAAGACGCCGATCTCGCCCGGTCCCAGTTCGGGGATGTCCACCATCTGCGGGGTCAGGACGGCCAGCTTGTCGATGCCATAGACCGCGCCGGTCTGCATCATGCGGACCCGGTCGCCCTTGCGGATCACGCCGTCCATGACGCGGATCATCACGACGACGCCCAGATAGGCGTCGTACCACGAATCCACCAGCATCGCCTTCAAGGGCGCGTCGCGGTCGCCCTTGGGGGCGGGCAGGCGGGTGACGATGGCTTCCAGCACGTCTGGGATGCCCAGGCCGGTTTTAGCGGAAATCGGGATCGCGTCCGAGGCGTCGATGCCGATCACCTCCTCGATGTTTTCCTTGACCCGGTCCGGCTCGGCGGCGGGCAGGTCGATCTTGTTCAGGACCGGCACGATCTCGTGGCCCGCGTCGATGGCCTGATAGACATTGGCCAGCGTCTGCGCCTCGACCCCCTGGGACGCGTCCACGACCAGCAGCGATCCCTCGACCGCGCGCATGGACCGGCTGACCTCGTAGGCAAAGTCCACATGGCCCGGCGTGTCGATCAGGTTCAGCACATAGGTCTGTCCATCCTTGGCGGGATAGATGATGCGGACGGTGTTGGCCTTGATGGTGATGCCCCGTTCACGCTCGATATCCATGCTGTCCAGCATCTGGGCCTTCATGTCGCGGTCGGCGACAGTGCCCGTGGACTGGATCAGCCGGTCGGCCAGGGTGGATTTGCCGTGGTCGATATGGGCCACGATCGAAAAATTGCGGATGAGGGAAAGTTCGGTCATGGCCGGGCTATACAAGGGCTTTGGCCCTGCGGGAAGGGGATTTTACGACCTATAGCGCGGCCAGAAGCGCCCGGCGCAGCCGCGCCTCTCTCCACATGGCATAGATGCCCGCGCCCGCGATCAGCGCGGCCCCCAGAAGGGTCAGCGCATCGGGCCGTTCGCCGAAGATGGTCACCGCCAGCAGCATCGCGAACAGCAGCCGGGAATAGCGGAAGGGCGCGATGACCGAGATCTCGGCGATGCGCGTGGCGATGACCATGGTGATGTATCCCAAAAGGCCAAAGCATAGCGTCGCGGCCATCAGCGCCCCCTGCCCTGCTGTCGGCGCAACGGCCTGCTGCCCGCCGATCAGCAGCAGCACGAGCCCCGCAATGCCCATCGACCCAAAGGCGCCTGCAGACAGCAGGCCCGACCCCACTTCGGGCGGCAGGCGGCGGGTCACCAGGTCGCGGACGGCCAGGGTGATGACCGCGATGATTGCCAGGACGGAACTGAACTCGAAGGCCGCAGTGCCGGGCTTCACGATCAGCAGCACGCCCGCAAAGCCCACCGCGATGGACAGCCAGCGGCGCCAGCCGACCTGTTCGCCCAGAAACAGCGCGGCCCCAAGCGTCATCAGCAGAGGCTGCGCCTGCAGGATGGCCGAGGCGATGGACAGATCGCCGGTCGCAAGTGCAGTGACAAAGGTGATGGCGCAGATGCCCTCGCACAGGTTGCGCAGCATGACCGGGGGACGCAGCAGGTTCCGCAGCCGCAGTTCCTCGGGGCCAATGGCGATCCAGAGGGCAAAGACGACCATCCCGGCAAAGCCGATCACGGCCAGCAACTGCCCGGTGGGAATGGTTCCCGACAGCCCCTTCAGCAGCGCGTCTTCGCAGGCAAAGGCGGCCATGGCCAGGACCATCAGCAGGGCCGCGCGCAGGTTATGCATCGCCAGCCTCCAGCCGGGCGATCAGGGCGGGCAGATCGGCGATGCTGTCCAGCCGATGCAAGCGGGGGTGATCTGGCGCGTCCGCCTGTTCAATGGCCCAGGTTAGTGCGTGCGGGATGAAGACGCCGTGGCCGCCCAAGGTCACGACCGGCAGCACGTCGCTTTTCATCGAATTGCCGGCCATCAGGAAGTCCAGCGCCGCGACATCCGCGCGAAACAGCACGCGGGCATAGGATTCGGGTGTCTTGTCGGCCAGGATCTCCACCGTTTCGAACCGCTCGGCCAGTCCCGAGGCGGCGATCTTGCGTTCCTGGTCGATCAGGTCGCCCTTGGTGATCAGGATCAGCCGCCGCCCTTCCAGGGCATCCAGCATCTGCGGCACGCCGGGCAGCAGGTCGACCGGATGGGCCAGCATTTCGGCCCCCAGGTCCAGGATGCGGCCAATGGCGCGGCCGTCGATGCGCCCGTCGGTCAGTTCGATGGCCGTCTGGACCATCGACAGCATGAAGCCCTTGATGCCGAAGCCATAGCGGG harbors:
- the lepA gene encoding translation elongation factor 4, with translation MTELSLIRNFSIVAHIDHGKSTLADRLIQSTGTVADRDMKAQMLDSMDIERERGITIKANTVRIIYPAKDGQTYVLNLIDTPGHVDFAYEVSRSMRAVEGSLLVVDASQGVEAQTLANVYQAIDAGHEIVPVLNKIDLPAAEPDRVKENIEEVIGIDASDAIPISAKTGLGIPDVLEAIVTRLPAPKGDRDAPLKAMLVDSWYDAYLGVVVMIRVMDGVIRKGDRVRMMQTGAVYGIDKLAVLTPQMVDIPELGPGEIGVFTASIKQVRDTRVGDTITHEKKGADVALPGFKPAQPVVFCGLFPVDANDFEALRDAIEKLALNDASFSYEMETSAALGFGFRCGFLGLLHLEVIRDRLEREYDLDLITTAPSVVFKLHMRDGEVRDLHNPADMPDLTHVDHIQEPRIKATIMVPDEYLGDVLKLCQDRRGIQLDLTYAGSRAMVVYDLPLAEVVFDFYDRLKSVTKGYASFDYQISEYREDFLVKMSILVNDEPVDALSIMVHRDRAEARGRVMVEKLKELIPRHMFKIPIQAAIGARVIARETLSAMRKDVTAKCYGGDATRKKKLLEKQKAGKKKMRQFGKVEIPQTAFIQALKMDG
- a CDS encoding DMT family transporter, with product MHNLRAALLMVLAMAAFACEDALLKGLSGTIPTGQLLAVIGFAGMVVFALWIAIGPEELRLRNLLRPPVMLRNLCEGICAITFVTALATGDLSIASAILQAQPLLMTLGAALFLGEQVGWRRWLSIAVGFAGVLLIVKPGTAAFEFSSVLAIIAVITLAVRDLVTRRLPPEVGSGLLSAGAFGSMGIAGLVLLLIGGQQAVAPTAGQGALMAATLCFGLLGYITMVIATRIAEISVIAPFRYSRLLFAMLLAVTIFGERPDALTLLGAALIAGAGIYAMWREARLRRALLAAL
- a CDS encoding HAD family hydrolase; the encoded protein is MILHGAKGKAGDAMIKAIGLDADDTLWENETFFRVTEGEFVALLGEYADGADIASRLLDVERANLARYGFGIKGFMLSMVQTAIELTDGRIDGRAIGRILDLGAEMLAHPVDLLPGVPQMLDALEGRRLILITKGDLIDQERKIAASGLAERFETVEILADKTPESYARVLFRADVAALDFLMAGNSMKSDVLPVVTLGGHGVFIPHALTWAIEQADAPDHPRLHRLDSIADLPALIARLEAGDA